Proteins from one Mus pahari chromosome 18, PAHARI_EIJ_v1.1, whole genome shotgun sequence genomic window:
- the LOC110335947 gene encoding RLA class II histocompatibility antigen, DP alpha-1 chain: MFQTKAEVLTTSFLAFLLSLSGSGAIKVRRMAEHIAVYNIFVQTQHASSECMYTFDGDEQFYVDLDREEKVWDLPGFSKVYAFDAQEALPYIVSLKNNLRALIQRYNVTQAPSEPPEVTMFPKNLVELSQPNILICHINRLFPPVLNVTWLHNRQLVTEGTSETVFLPSMELRFHKFHYLTFIPKAQDVYDYRVEHWGQGQPSLGHWEMQEPVQVSETMETAVCALGLVVGLVGIVVGSVLILRTPHGSHSPCTQEPL, translated from the exons ATGTTCCAGACTAAAGCTGAGGTCCTGACAACCTCCTTCCTGGCCTTCCTGCTGAGCCTCTCGGGATCTGGGGCCATCAAGGTCAGAAGGATGG CGGAACACATAGCAGTGTATAACATATTTGTACAGACACAACATGCATCCAGTGAATGCATGTACACGTTTGATGGCGATGAGCAGTTCTATGTGGATCTTGACAGGGAGGAGAAGGTCTGGGACCTGCCGGGGTTCAGCAAGGTGTATGCATTTGACGCCCAGGAAGCTTTGCCCTACATTGTCAGCCTGAAGAACAATCTGCGAGCCTTGATCCAGAGATACAACGTCACCCAGGCCCCCAGCG AGCCTCCCGAGGTGACCATGTTCCCCAAGAACCTGGTAGAGCTGAGCCAGCCCAACATCCTCATCTGCCACATCAACAGGCTCTTCCCCCCAGTGCTGAATGTCACATGGCTGCATAACAGGCAGCTGGTCACTGAGGGAACTTCTGAGACGGTCTTTCTGCCCAGCATGGAACTCAGATTTCACAAGTTCCATTACCTTACCTTCATACCCAAGGCGCAGGATGTGTATGACTACAGAGTGGAGCACTGGGGCCAGGGCCAGCCGAGTCTTGGTCACTGGG AAATGCAGGAGCCAGTCCAAGTATCTGAGACAATGGAGACTGCGGTCTGTGCCCTGGGCCTGGTGGTGGGCTTGGTGGGCATCGTGGTTGGCAGTGTGCTCATCCTAAGGACTCCGCATGGCAGCCATAGCCCCTGCACCCAGGAACCCCTATGA
- the LOC110335853 gene encoding HLA class II histocompatibility antigen, DO alpha chain, translating to MVLFVELVPVLLTIKSFLSPRGVGAIEADHLGSYGPAFYQSYDASGQFTHEFDGEQIFSVDLKNEEVVWRLPEFGDFAHSDFQSGLMSISMIGAHLDILVERSNRTRAVSVPPRVTVLPKSHVELGKPNVLICIVEDIFPPVINVTWLRNSQPITKGVVQTSFYSQPNHKFRKFHYLTFVPSAEDVYDCKVEHWGLDTPLLQHWEPQLLTPPPDTVETLICGLGLVLGLMGCLLGTVLMITGTRMPSIRR from the exons ATGGTCCTCTTTGTGGAGCTGGTCCCGGTACTCCTAACCATAAAGAGCTTCCTGAGTCCCCGAGGAGTAGGGGCCATCGAGG CCGACCACCTGGGCTCCTATGGCCCCGCCTTCTACCAGTCTTACGACGCCTCTGGACAGTTCACACACGAATTTGACGGGGAACAAATTTTCTCTGTGGATCTGAAGAACGAGGAGGTCGTGTGGCGTCTGCCTGAGTTTGGAGACTTCGCCCACTCGGATTTTCAGAGTGGGCTGATGAGCATCTCCATGATCGGCGCTCATCTGGACATCTTGGTGGAACGCTCCAACCGAACCAGAGCCGTCAGCG TGCCTCCCAGGGTGACCGTACTCCCCAAGTCTCATGTGGAGCTCGGAAAGCCCAACGTCCTCATCTGCATTGTGGAGGATATCTTCCCGCCTGTGATCAATGTCACCTGGCTGCGCAACAGCCAGCCCATCACTAAGGGAGTGGTCCAGACCAGCTTCTACTCTCAGCCTAACCACAAGTTCCGGAAGTTCCACTACCTGACCTTCGTGCCCTCTGCGGAGGATGTGTACGACTGCAAGGTGGAGCACTGGGGCCTGGATACACCGCTCCTCCAGCACTGGG agCCCCAGTTGCTTACCCCACCACCGGACACCGTAGAGACCCTGATCTGTGGCCTGGGCCTGGTTCTCGGCCTTATGGGCTGCCTCCTGGGCACCGTGCTCATGATCACAGGCACACGCATGCCCAGTATCCGCAG GTAA